From the genome of Monomorium pharaonis isolate MP-MQ-018 chromosome 2, ASM1337386v2, whole genome shotgun sequence, one region includes:
- the LOC105838502 gene encoding protein retinal degeneration B isoform X1: MLIKEYRIPLPLTVEEYRIAQLYMIAKKSREESKGAGSGVEIIENEPYSNGPGGNGQYTHKIYHVGSHLPGWFKSLLPKSALIAKEEAWNAYPYTKTRYTCPFVEKFSVEIETYYFPDDGHQENVFNLTGSDYRNRIVDLIDIVKDQPYGADYVKEEDPKLYVSEKTGRGPLDDNWLEDYWADVEGKQQPTPSGKSLMCAYKLCRVEFRYWGMQTKLEKFIHDVALRKTMVRAHRQAWAWQDEWNGLTMEDIREIERQTQLALQRKMGLSDSEDELENEARKATATPTTTMSITTATATPVNATMTSEESAVAKTLAATLGSIEKNEEAQSPPSLRKPSDIPIINTAASSEGEISPGDSPIDLNELKNAVAAEKTKKEWLKNMHSPNTNKNFDIQIANWRMESIVRESESGSDDEFFDCQAGFIIPVIRKEDFEDSSSLAKWSSLDLLAEGEDTTVRTPSASNEQEDTIFSPSYLQRITSERSSKRLQISTSASIDVSYPASPQHSPTHQPCKITVLIFVVHGGSVLDANVDLTAKKSDITTFRGAFESVMRQHYPSMVGRVAVKFVACPSICTEGLGILSSLSPYSFDMSPSCMDAPQVTHDTIPIGAIPLLASSSSEYQDTVSRVVLSANQVYHDFIKSDEGKGFSGQICFVGDSVGSILAYDALCRATQHSRHSSENSILESSSQQGNDNGGNEDSKHLSAPSPRRRSSGTSDNKLEFEVSDFFTFGSPLALVLAYRKVAASSDRNSFIPRPLVNQMYNLFHPTDPVAARLEPLISARFSLIAPVNIARYQKYPLGNGQPYHLLETIQTNPQLFADGLNVPNFQMSHLRRLSDISLQSTMSGIIDNVPLQAVSALVQKWWGTKRLDYALYCPEGLANFPTNALPHLFHASYWESSDVMAFILRQLGRFDLPLLGNEEKDLSSFRPGQPREKWNKKRTSVKLKNVAANHRANDVIVREGASQILVARFMYSPIDMITLTGEKVDIHIMKNAPAGEWTYLSTEVTDKNGRIIYKIPDDKALGYGLYPVKMVVRGDHTSVDFFMAVIPPKTECVVFSIDGSFAASRSVSGKDPKVWAGAVDVVRHWQELGYVIIYITARPDMQQQTVVSWLSQHNFPHGLVSFADGLSRDPLAHKAAYLNKLVKEHGMIIHQAYGSEKDISVYTAINLKPSQIFIIGKVSKKHQAMATILYDGYAAHLSMLQAHGGSRPAQGNARMVIPRGQFGLPGQNTSLRRRSSFRTAKRAISQPPLSKTSFPLERSTSVGPSVTPASSASASVHQSATNEKL, from the exons ATGTTGATCAAGGAGTATCGCATACCGTTGCCTCTCACGGTAGAGGAATATCGAATCGCTCAGCTGTACATGATAGCG AAAAAGTCCCGGGAGGAGAGCAAGGGTGCCGGTAGCGGCGTGGAGATAATCGAGAACGAGCCGTACAGCAACGGTCCGGGCGGTAACGGGCAGTACACACATAAAATCTACCACGTGGGCAGTCACCTGCCGGGCTGGTTCAAGAGCCTCCTGCCCAAGTCGGCGCTGATCGCCAAGGAGGAGGCGTGGAACGCGTACCCGTACACCAAGACCCGGTACACGTGCCCGTTCGTGGAGAAGTTCTCCGTCGAGATCGAGACCTACTACTTCCCGGACGACGGCCACCAGGAGAATGTCTTCAACCTCACCGGGAGTGATTACAGGAACAGGATCGTGG ACCTGATCGACATTGTCAAGGATCAGCCATACGGGGCCGATTACGTGAAGGAGGAGGATCCCAAGCTGTACGTGTCGGAAAAGACTGGGAGAGGCCCATTAGATGACAATTGGCTCGAGGATTACTGGGCCGATGTGGAA GGAAAGCAACAGCCAACGCCGTCGGGAAAGTCACTAATGTGCGCGTACAAGCTATGCCGAGTAGAGTTCCGTTATTGGGGCATGCAAACGAAATTAGAAAAGTTCATACACGACGTAG CTTTGCGGAAGACAATGGTGCGGGCGCACAGGCAGGCCTGGGCCTGGCAGGACGAGTGGAACGGTCTGACGATGGAAGACATCAGGGAGATCGAGCGGCAGACGCAGTTGGCGCTGCAGCGGAAGATGGGCCTGAGTGATTCGGAGGACGAGCTCGAGAACGAGGCTCGGAAGGCGACGGcgacgccgacgacgacgatgtcgatcacgacggcgacggcgacgccGGTAAACGCCACGATGACGTCGGAGGAGTCGGCGGTAGCCAAGACGCTGGCGGCCACCCTGGGCAGCATCGAGAAGAACGAGGAGGCGCAGAGCCCGCCGTCCCTCAGGAAACCGTCCGACATTCCCATCATCAACACGGCGGCCAGCTCCGAGGGCGAGATCAGTCCCGGAGACTCGCCGATCGATCTGAATGAGCTCAA AAATGCGGTCGCCGCTGAAAAAACTAAGAAGGAGTGGCTGAAGAACATGCACTCGCCGAATACGAATAAGAACTTCGACATCCAGATCGCCAATTGGAGGATGGAGAGCATTGTCAGGGAATCCGAATCCGGCAGTGACGATGAATTCTTCGATTGCCAGG CTGGGTTCATTATACCTGTTATACGCAAAG AGGACTTTGAAGATAGCTCTTCATTAGCTAAATGGAGTTCTTTGGATCTTCTAGCAGAAGGGGAGGACACGACTGTACGGACACCATCTGCATCAAACGAGCAag agGATACAATATTTTCACCTTCGTATCTGCAACGTATCACCAGCGAACGAAGCAGTAAGAGATTGCAAATCAGTACGTCGGCTAGCATCGACGTATCGTATCCAGCATCCCCTCAACATTCTCCAACGCATCAACCGTGCAaaattacggttttaattttcgTGGTGCACGGCGGCAGTGTTTTAG ATGCAAATGTCGATTTAACGGCGAAAAAGTCAGACATAACGACATTCCGTGGAGCTTTTGAATCTGTTATGAGACAGCATTATCCTAGCATGGTCGGCCGTGTAGCTGTTAAATTCGTCGCTTGTCCTTCAATCTGCACGGAAGGTCTGGGAATTTTGTCGAg CTTGAGTCCATACAGCTTCGATATGTCGCCTTCGTGCATGGACGCTCCGCAAGTGACGCACGACACTATTCCGATCGGCGCGATTCCGCTGTTGGCAAGCTCGAGTTCCGAATATCAAGATACGGTATCGCGTGTGGTGTTGAGTGCCAATCAAGTGTACCATGACTTTATCAAAAGCGATGAGGGTAAAGGTTTCAGCGGACAGATTTGCTTTGTGGGTGACTCGGTGGGGTCAATCTTGGCATACGACGCCCTGTGCAGGGCGACGCAGCATTCACGTCATAGTAGCGAGAATAGTATTCTAGAAAGTAGTAGCCAGCAGGGTAATGACAACGGCGGAAACGAAGACAGCAAACATTTATCTGCGCCGTCTCCTAGAAGAAGGTCTTCCGGTACAAG TGATAACAAGTTGGAGTTTGAAGTGAGTGACTTTTTTACGTTTGGCAGTCCGCTTGCATTAGTCCTCGCTTATAGAAAGGTCGCCGCGTCAAGCGACAGGAATAGTTTTATACCTAGGCCGTTAGTCAATCAAATGTACAATCTGTTTCATCCTACCGACCCTGTGGCTGCGAGATTAGAACCCTTGATCTCAGCAAGATTTTCTCTGATCGCACCGGTCAATATTGCCCGATATCAAAAGTATCCGCTCGGCAATGGCCAGCCTTATCACTTGC TGGAAACTATCCAGACTAATCCGCAGCTGTTCGCCGACGGATTGAATGTTCCGAATTTTCAAATGTCGCATTTAAGGAGACTATCTGATATATCACTTCAGAGTACAATGTCGGGAATTATAGATAACGTTCCTTTACAGGCAGTGTCTGCCC TGGTGCAAAAATGGTGGGGCACCAAAAGACTAGATTATGCCCTCTATTGTCCAGAGGGTCTCGCGAATTTTCCTACAAACGCCTTGCCGCATCTCTTTCATGCTAGTTATTGGGAATCTTCGGATGTGATGGCGTTTATTTTGAGGCAGTTGGGCAGATTCGATTTGCCATTGCTCGGCAACGAGGAAAAAGATCTCTCTTCCTTCCGTCCAGGTCAACCTAGAGAGAAATGGAATAAGAAGCGTACCTCAGTTAAACTTAAg AATGTTGCTGCCAACCACAGAGCGAACGATGTTATCGTGAGGGAAGGGGCATCACAAATATTAGTCGCTAGATTCATGTACAGTCCCATTGATATGATAACGTTAAcag GTGAGAAAGTTGACATccatattatgaaaaatgcaCCGGCAGGCGAGTGGACATACCTCTCTACTGAGGTAACTGACAAAAATGGtagaataatttacaaaataccGGATGACAAAGCACTAGGTTATGGACTTTATCCAGTAAAGATGGTTGTaag GGGAGATCACACATCTGTAGATTTTTTCATGGCTGTGATACCGCCGAAAACTGAATGCGTGGTTTTTAGTATAGACGGCTCTTTTGCCGCCAGTAGGTCGGTGAGCGGTAAAGATCCGAAAGTTTGGGCTGGTGCCGTTGACGTTGTGAG GCATTGGCAGGAACTGGGCTATGTCATCATTTACATTACCGCGAGACCCGACATGCAGCAACAGACAGTCGTTTCCTGGCTGTCGCAGCATAACTTTCCTCATGGTCTCGTTTCATTTGCTGACGGCCTGTCCAGGGATCCGCTCGCCCACAAAGCTGCTTACCTGAATAAGCTTGTGAAG GAGCATGGCATGATAATTCATCAGGCGTACGGCAGTGAAAAGGACATTAGCGTGTACACGGCGATAAATCTTAAACCGAGCCAGATCTTCATCATTGGCAAAGTATCGAAGAAACATCAAGCTATGGCGACAATATTGTACGACGGGTATGCAGCCCATTTGAGCATGCTGCAAGCGCACGGTGGTTCGCGGCCTGCTCAGGGCAACGCGCGCATGGTGATCCCCAGAGGTCAGTTTGGTTTACCAGGGCAGAATACTTCCCTGCGTCGACGAAG CTCTTTTAGGACGGCGAAGCGCGCGATCTCGCAGCCACCCTTAAGCAAGACATCCTTTCCTCTGGAACGCTCAACGAGCGTGGGCCCATCTGTCACGCCTGCATCATCGGCATCAGCCAGCGTTCATCAGTCAGCGACAAACGAGAAACTCTGA
- the LOC105838502 gene encoding protein retinal degeneration B isoform X4: MLIKEYRIPLPLTVEEYRIAQLYMIAKKSREESKGAGSGVEIIENEPYSNGPGGNGQYTHKIYHVGSHLPGWFKSLLPKSALIAKEEAWNAYPYTKTRYTCPFVEKFSVEIETYYFPDDGHQENVFNLTGSDYRNRIVDLIDIVKDQPYGADYVKEEDPKLYVSEKTGRGPLDDNWLEDYWADVEGKQQPTPSGKSLMCAYKLCRVEFRYWGMQTKLEKFIHDVALRKTMVRAHRQAWAWQDEWNGLTMEDIREIERQTQLALQRKMGLSDSEDELENEARKATATPTTTMSITTATATPVNATMTSEESAVAKTLAATLGSIEKNEEAQSPPSLRKPSDIPIINTAASSEGEISPGDSPIDLNELKNAVAAEKTKKEWLKNMHSPNTNKNFDIQIANWRMESIVRESESGSDDEFFDCQAGFIIPVIRKEGEDTTVRTPSASNEQEDTIFSPSYLQRITSERSSKRLQISTSASIDVSYPASPQHSPTHQPCKITVLIFVVHGGSVLDANVDLTAKKSDITTFRGAFESVMRQHYPSMVGRVAVKFVACPSICTEGLGILSSLSPYSFDMSPSCMDAPQVTHDTIPIGAIPLLASSSSEYQDTVSRVVLSANQVYHDFIKSDEGKGFSGQICFVGDSVGSILAYDALCRATQHSRHSSENSILESSSQQGNDNGGNEDSKHLSAPSPRRRSSGTSDNKLEFEVSDFFTFGSPLALVLAYRKVAASSDRNSFIPRPLVNQMYNLFHPTDPVAARLEPLISARFSLIAPVNIARYQKYPLGNGQPYHLLETIQTNPQLFADGLNVPNFQMSHLRRLSDISLQSTMSGIIDNVPLQAVSALVQKWWGTKRLDYALYCPEGLANFPTNALPHLFHASYWESSDVMAFILRQLGRFDLPLLGNEEKDLSSFRPGQPREKWNKKRTSVKLKNVAANHRANDVIVREGASQILVARFMYSPIDMITLTGEKVDIHIMKNAPAGEWTYLSTEVTDKNGRIIYKIPDDKALGYGLYPVKMVVRGDHTSVDFFMAVIPPKTECVVFSIDGSFAASRSVSGKDPKVWAGAVDVVRHWQELGYVIIYITARPDMQQQTVVSWLSQHNFPHGLVSFADGLSRDPLAHKAAYLNKLVKEHGMIIHQAYGSEKDISVYTAINLKPSQIFIIGKVSKKHQAMATILYDGYAAHLSMLQAHGGSRPAQGNARMVIPRGQFGLPGQNTSLRRRSSFRTAKRAISQPPLSKTSFPLERSTSVGPSVTPASSASASVHQSATNEKL; encoded by the exons ATGTTGATCAAGGAGTATCGCATACCGTTGCCTCTCACGGTAGAGGAATATCGAATCGCTCAGCTGTACATGATAGCG AAAAAGTCCCGGGAGGAGAGCAAGGGTGCCGGTAGCGGCGTGGAGATAATCGAGAACGAGCCGTACAGCAACGGTCCGGGCGGTAACGGGCAGTACACACATAAAATCTACCACGTGGGCAGTCACCTGCCGGGCTGGTTCAAGAGCCTCCTGCCCAAGTCGGCGCTGATCGCCAAGGAGGAGGCGTGGAACGCGTACCCGTACACCAAGACCCGGTACACGTGCCCGTTCGTGGAGAAGTTCTCCGTCGAGATCGAGACCTACTACTTCCCGGACGACGGCCACCAGGAGAATGTCTTCAACCTCACCGGGAGTGATTACAGGAACAGGATCGTGG ACCTGATCGACATTGTCAAGGATCAGCCATACGGGGCCGATTACGTGAAGGAGGAGGATCCCAAGCTGTACGTGTCGGAAAAGACTGGGAGAGGCCCATTAGATGACAATTGGCTCGAGGATTACTGGGCCGATGTGGAA GGAAAGCAACAGCCAACGCCGTCGGGAAAGTCACTAATGTGCGCGTACAAGCTATGCCGAGTAGAGTTCCGTTATTGGGGCATGCAAACGAAATTAGAAAAGTTCATACACGACGTAG CTTTGCGGAAGACAATGGTGCGGGCGCACAGGCAGGCCTGGGCCTGGCAGGACGAGTGGAACGGTCTGACGATGGAAGACATCAGGGAGATCGAGCGGCAGACGCAGTTGGCGCTGCAGCGGAAGATGGGCCTGAGTGATTCGGAGGACGAGCTCGAGAACGAGGCTCGGAAGGCGACGGcgacgccgacgacgacgatgtcgatcacgacggcgacggcgacgccGGTAAACGCCACGATGACGTCGGAGGAGTCGGCGGTAGCCAAGACGCTGGCGGCCACCCTGGGCAGCATCGAGAAGAACGAGGAGGCGCAGAGCCCGCCGTCCCTCAGGAAACCGTCCGACATTCCCATCATCAACACGGCGGCCAGCTCCGAGGGCGAGATCAGTCCCGGAGACTCGCCGATCGATCTGAATGAGCTCAA AAATGCGGTCGCCGCTGAAAAAACTAAGAAGGAGTGGCTGAAGAACATGCACTCGCCGAATACGAATAAGAACTTCGACATCCAGATCGCCAATTGGAGGATGGAGAGCATTGTCAGGGAATCCGAATCCGGCAGTGACGATGAATTCTTCGATTGCCAGG CTGGGTTCATTATACCTGTTATACGCAAAG AAGGGGAGGACACGACTGTACGGACACCATCTGCATCAAACGAGCAag agGATACAATATTTTCACCTTCGTATCTGCAACGTATCACCAGCGAACGAAGCAGTAAGAGATTGCAAATCAGTACGTCGGCTAGCATCGACGTATCGTATCCAGCATCCCCTCAACATTCTCCAACGCATCAACCGTGCAaaattacggttttaattttcgTGGTGCACGGCGGCAGTGTTTTAG ATGCAAATGTCGATTTAACGGCGAAAAAGTCAGACATAACGACATTCCGTGGAGCTTTTGAATCTGTTATGAGACAGCATTATCCTAGCATGGTCGGCCGTGTAGCTGTTAAATTCGTCGCTTGTCCTTCAATCTGCACGGAAGGTCTGGGAATTTTGTCGAg CTTGAGTCCATACAGCTTCGATATGTCGCCTTCGTGCATGGACGCTCCGCAAGTGACGCACGACACTATTCCGATCGGCGCGATTCCGCTGTTGGCAAGCTCGAGTTCCGAATATCAAGATACGGTATCGCGTGTGGTGTTGAGTGCCAATCAAGTGTACCATGACTTTATCAAAAGCGATGAGGGTAAAGGTTTCAGCGGACAGATTTGCTTTGTGGGTGACTCGGTGGGGTCAATCTTGGCATACGACGCCCTGTGCAGGGCGACGCAGCATTCACGTCATAGTAGCGAGAATAGTATTCTAGAAAGTAGTAGCCAGCAGGGTAATGACAACGGCGGAAACGAAGACAGCAAACATTTATCTGCGCCGTCTCCTAGAAGAAGGTCTTCCGGTACAAG TGATAACAAGTTGGAGTTTGAAGTGAGTGACTTTTTTACGTTTGGCAGTCCGCTTGCATTAGTCCTCGCTTATAGAAAGGTCGCCGCGTCAAGCGACAGGAATAGTTTTATACCTAGGCCGTTAGTCAATCAAATGTACAATCTGTTTCATCCTACCGACCCTGTGGCTGCGAGATTAGAACCCTTGATCTCAGCAAGATTTTCTCTGATCGCACCGGTCAATATTGCCCGATATCAAAAGTATCCGCTCGGCAATGGCCAGCCTTATCACTTGC TGGAAACTATCCAGACTAATCCGCAGCTGTTCGCCGACGGATTGAATGTTCCGAATTTTCAAATGTCGCATTTAAGGAGACTATCTGATATATCACTTCAGAGTACAATGTCGGGAATTATAGATAACGTTCCTTTACAGGCAGTGTCTGCCC TGGTGCAAAAATGGTGGGGCACCAAAAGACTAGATTATGCCCTCTATTGTCCAGAGGGTCTCGCGAATTTTCCTACAAACGCCTTGCCGCATCTCTTTCATGCTAGTTATTGGGAATCTTCGGATGTGATGGCGTTTATTTTGAGGCAGTTGGGCAGATTCGATTTGCCATTGCTCGGCAACGAGGAAAAAGATCTCTCTTCCTTCCGTCCAGGTCAACCTAGAGAGAAATGGAATAAGAAGCGTACCTCAGTTAAACTTAAg AATGTTGCTGCCAACCACAGAGCGAACGATGTTATCGTGAGGGAAGGGGCATCACAAATATTAGTCGCTAGATTCATGTACAGTCCCATTGATATGATAACGTTAAcag GTGAGAAAGTTGACATccatattatgaaaaatgcaCCGGCAGGCGAGTGGACATACCTCTCTACTGAGGTAACTGACAAAAATGGtagaataatttacaaaataccGGATGACAAAGCACTAGGTTATGGACTTTATCCAGTAAAGATGGTTGTaag GGGAGATCACACATCTGTAGATTTTTTCATGGCTGTGATACCGCCGAAAACTGAATGCGTGGTTTTTAGTATAGACGGCTCTTTTGCCGCCAGTAGGTCGGTGAGCGGTAAAGATCCGAAAGTTTGGGCTGGTGCCGTTGACGTTGTGAG GCATTGGCAGGAACTGGGCTATGTCATCATTTACATTACCGCGAGACCCGACATGCAGCAACAGACAGTCGTTTCCTGGCTGTCGCAGCATAACTTTCCTCATGGTCTCGTTTCATTTGCTGACGGCCTGTCCAGGGATCCGCTCGCCCACAAAGCTGCTTACCTGAATAAGCTTGTGAAG GAGCATGGCATGATAATTCATCAGGCGTACGGCAGTGAAAAGGACATTAGCGTGTACACGGCGATAAATCTTAAACCGAGCCAGATCTTCATCATTGGCAAAGTATCGAAGAAACATCAAGCTATGGCGACAATATTGTACGACGGGTATGCAGCCCATTTGAGCATGCTGCAAGCGCACGGTGGTTCGCGGCCTGCTCAGGGCAACGCGCGCATGGTGATCCCCAGAGGTCAGTTTGGTTTACCAGGGCAGAATACTTCCCTGCGTCGACGAAG CTCTTTTAGGACGGCGAAGCGCGCGATCTCGCAGCCACCCTTAAGCAAGACATCCTTTCCTCTGGAACGCTCAACGAGCGTGGGCCCATCTGTCACGCCTGCATCATCGGCATCAGCCAGCGTTCATCAGTCAGCGACAAACGAGAAACTCTGA